A genomic segment from Thermostichus lividus PCC 6715 encodes:
- the def gene encoding peptide deformylase: MATSESLGIEKKKLKKPPLQLHYLGDRILRQPAKRVAKVDDSVRQIVRQMLQTMYSADGIGLAAPQVGINKQILVIDIHLDDPDVPPLVMINPVIKEVSEDLELSQEGCLSIPGVFLEVRRPAMVEVAYKDEWGRPQTLVAGGLLARAIQHEIDHLMGVMFVDRVENQALLRHELKEHGFANSTVRSIAA; the protein is encoded by the coding sequence ATGGCTACCTCTGAATCCCTTGGTATTGAAAAGAAAAAGTTAAAAAAGCCGCCGTTGCAACTGCATTACCTTGGCGATCGCATCCTGCGTCAGCCCGCCAAGCGGGTTGCCAAGGTCGATGACAGTGTTCGTCAAATTGTCCGACAAATGCTTCAAACGATGTACAGTGCCGATGGCATTGGTTTGGCCGCTCCTCAAGTCGGGATTAATAAACAAATTTTGGTTATTGATATTCACCTTGATGATCCTGACGTTCCCCCCTTGGTGATGATTAACCCGGTGATCAAGGAGGTGAGTGAGGACTTAGAACTATCTCAGGAAGGCTGCCTCAGTATTCCGGGGGTATTTCTGGAGGTGCGCCGACCCGCCATGGTGGAAGTGGCCTACAAAGATGAGTGGGGACGGCCTCAGACCCTCGTGGCTGGGGGGCTGCTGGCGCGTGCCATCCAACACGAAATTGATCACCTCATGGGTGTGATGTTTGTGGATCGGGTGGAAAATCAGGCATTGTTGCGCCACGAGCTGAAGGAACACGGGTTTGCCAACAGCACAGTGCGCTCCATTGCTGCTTGA
- a CDS encoding branched-chain amino acid ABC transporter permease, giving the protein MVIPSLQLVVDGLATGSVYAIFALGYTLVFSILGIINFAHGALFAVGAYITYALLGGRFGFNGILANWQLPIALPFAAALILSSLLCGLLGVAIEWGVFRPLRQQRADTLLTVVASLGVAVLLTNLIQYLVGAEVYTYPDQLYGALPLTLRLGELSLRSSQFVILSVSLVLMVALTYWVNYTRLGKALQAVAENPLAATLVGIDGDRIITLTFFVSSALAAVAGTLVASSVSITGPQFGVTFGLKGLAVIVLGGLGSLPGTMLAGFLIGLIEAMIPAAASGFRDAVAFGILFLILLLRPQGLLGRPPIEKV; this is encoded by the coding sequence ATGGTGATTCCCAGCCTGCAACTTGTTGTAGATGGGCTAGCCACGGGCAGTGTCTATGCCATTTTTGCCCTTGGCTATACACTGGTGTTTTCAATTCTCGGCATCATTAACTTTGCCCACGGTGCTCTATTCGCCGTAGGGGCTTACATCACCTATGCATTGTTGGGGGGGCGCTTTGGCTTTAATGGCATCTTAGCCAACTGGCAACTGCCCATTGCCTTGCCCTTTGCGGCTGCTCTGATCTTGAGTAGCTTGCTCTGTGGGCTGCTAGGGGTTGCCATTGAATGGGGGGTTTTTCGGCCATTACGCCAGCAACGTGCCGATACGCTCCTCACCGTTGTGGCTAGTCTAGGGGTGGCTGTGCTCTTAACTAACCTCATTCAATACCTTGTCGGGGCTGAGGTTTACACCTACCCTGATCAACTCTACGGTGCGCTGCCTTTAACGCTTCGCCTTGGTGAGTTGAGCCTGCGCAGCAGTCAATTTGTGATCCTCAGTGTTTCCCTAGTATTGATGGTGGCGCTAACCTATTGGGTGAACTATACCCGCCTAGGCAAAGCCCTACAAGCAGTGGCGGAAAATCCGCTGGCGGCTACCCTAGTGGGAATTGATGGCGATCGCATCATTACCCTGACGTTTTTTGTTAGCAGTGCCCTTGCAGCAGTTGCCGGTACCCTTGTTGCCTCTAGTGTCAGTATCACAGGCCCGCAGTTTGGTGTCACCTTTGGTCTTAAGGGCTTAGCTGTCATTGTTTTGGGGGGGCTGGGGAGCTTACCCGGAACCATGCTGGCAGGGTTTTTGATTGGGTTAATTGAAGCGATGATTCCCGCTGCAGCCTCCGGCTTTCGTGATGCAGTGGCCTTTGGCATTTTGTTTCTTATCCTGCTGCTGCGCCCTCAAGGGCTGCTAGGGCGACCCCCCATCGAAAAAGTCTGA
- the gcvH gene encoding glycine cleavage system protein GcvH, translated as MTLTYPDDLQYLDTHEYLRLEGEIATLGISAFAVDQLGDIVFVELPAVGDTLDPGKRFGTIESVKAVEDLYAPFAGTVIAVNEAVVENPEQIALDPYGEGWLVQVQVTTPPTGTLSASAYRALVEGT; from the coding sequence ATGACCCTCACCTACCCCGACGATCTGCAATACCTTGACACCCACGAGTACCTCCGCCTTGAAGGAGAGATAGCCACCCTTGGCATTAGCGCCTTTGCAGTGGATCAACTGGGGGACATTGTATTTGTTGAGCTACCCGCTGTAGGAGACACCCTAGACCCCGGTAAGCGGTTTGGCACCATAGAGTCGGTCAAGGCAGTAGAAGATTTGTACGCTCCCTTTGCCGGAACGGTGATTGCTGTTAACGAGGCCGTTGTCGAGAATCCTGAGCAAATTGCCCTAGATCCCTATGGTGAGGGTTGGCTAGTGCAGGTTCAGGTGACCACTCCCCCCACCGGCACCCTTTCTGCTAGTGCCTATCGTGCTCTGGTGGAAGGGACATAA
- the glgB gene encoding 1,4-alpha-glucan branching enzyme, with product MTISPDQIDRIVSNQHHDPFEILGCHQINENGQSVWAVRAYLPNAERVSVLCPEQRQEYPMESVHHPHFFECRIPVAELNNYQLKIFENGHERVTYDPYAFRSPKLTDFDIHLFAEGNHHRIYEKLGAHLLTVDGVSGVYFAVWAPNARNVSVIGNFNHWDGRQHQMARRGNGIWELFIPDLGVGEHYKYEIKNIDGHIYEKSDPYGFAQEPRPKTASIVTDLNAYQWHDQEWLEKRRHSDPLSQPISVFEVHLGSWLHASMEEPPLDATGAPQEPVQVAELKPWARFLTYRELAAKLIPYVKELGYTHIELLPVAEHPFDGSWGYQVTGYFAPTSRYGTPQDFMYFVDQCHQNDIGVIVDWVPGHFPKDGHGLAFFDGTHLYEHADPRKGEHKEWGTLVFNYGRHEVRNFLVANALFWFDKYHIDGIRVDAVASMLYLDYGRKEGEWIPNEYGGRENLEAANFLRQVNHVIFSYFPGILSIAEESTAWPMVSWPTYTGGLGFNLKWNMGWMHDILDYFSMDPWFRQFHQNNVTFSMWYHHSENFMLALSHDEVVHGKSNIIGKMPGDRWQKFANFRCLFTYMFTHPGKKTMFMGMEFAQWSEWNVWSDLEWHLLQYEPHQQIKRFFCDLNALYRSEPSLYSQDFSQDGFEWIDCSDNRHSVVSFIRWDKDYKDFTVVVCNFTPQPHSHYRIGVPEHGFYTELFNSDAREYGGSNMGNLGGKWADEWAYHHRRYSLDLCLPPLGVLILKLDRQKTAAERARYSDTE from the coding sequence ATGACAATTTCGCCCGATCAGATTGACCGCATTGTATCCAACCAGCACCACGATCCCTTTGAAATTTTAGGATGTCATCAAATCAACGAAAATGGCCAGTCAGTGTGGGCGGTACGAGCCTATTTACCCAACGCCGAGCGCGTTAGTGTTCTGTGTCCCGAACAACGGCAGGAATACCCTATGGAATCGGTGCATCACCCCCACTTTTTTGAGTGCCGGATTCCTGTGGCTGAACTCAACAATTATCAACTGAAAATTTTTGAAAACGGCCATGAGCGGGTGACCTACGATCCCTATGCCTTTCGCTCCCCCAAGCTGACGGACTTTGACATTCATCTTTTTGCCGAGGGGAATCACCACCGCATCTACGAAAAACTCGGTGCCCATTTGCTGACGGTGGATGGGGTCTCGGGGGTGTACTTTGCGGTTTGGGCCCCCAATGCTCGCAACGTCTCCGTGATCGGCAACTTCAACCATTGGGATGGTCGCCAGCACCAGATGGCGCGGCGTGGTAATGGCATTTGGGAACTCTTTATTCCCGACCTTGGCGTGGGTGAACACTATAAGTACGAAATTAAAAATATCGACGGTCATATTTACGAAAAGTCGGATCCCTACGGTTTTGCCCAAGAACCACGCCCAAAAACCGCCTCTATTGTGACTGACTTAAACGCCTATCAGTGGCACGATCAGGAGTGGCTGGAAAAACGGCGCCACAGCGATCCCCTCAGTCAGCCAATTTCTGTCTTTGAGGTTCACCTAGGCTCTTGGCTGCACGCCTCGATGGAGGAACCACCGCTGGATGCCACTGGTGCGCCCCAAGAACCCGTTCAAGTCGCAGAACTCAAGCCGTGGGCACGGTTCCTCACCTATCGGGAGCTGGCTGCAAAACTCATCCCCTACGTTAAGGAATTGGGCTACACCCACATTGAACTGCTCCCGGTGGCCGAGCATCCCTTTGATGGCTCCTGGGGGTATCAAGTCACTGGCTATTTTGCACCGACCTCCCGCTATGGCACGCCTCAAGACTTCATGTACTTTGTGGATCAGTGCCACCAAAATGACATTGGCGTTATTGTGGATTGGGTTCCCGGTCACTTTCCGAAGGATGGCCATGGCTTAGCCTTTTTTGATGGCACCCACCTCTACGAGCACGCCGACCCCCGTAAAGGGGAGCATAAAGAGTGGGGCACCCTTGTGTTTAACTATGGCCGCCACGAAGTCCGTAATTTTCTGGTGGCCAACGCCCTCTTTTGGTTTGATAAGTACCACATCGATGGCATTCGCGTGGATGCGGTGGCCTCGATGCTGTATTTGGACTATGGCCGCAAAGAGGGAGAGTGGATCCCCAACGAGTATGGTGGACGCGAAAATTTGGAAGCAGCTAACTTCCTCCGCCAAGTCAACCATGTCATTTTTAGCTATTTTCCGGGCATTCTCTCGATTGCCGAAGAATCCACGGCATGGCCAATGGTCTCTTGGCCTACCTATACCGGCGGTCTTGGCTTTAACCTCAAGTGGAATATGGGGTGGATGCACGATATCCTTGACTATTTCAGTATGGATCCGTGGTTTCGCCAGTTCCACCAAAATAATGTCACCTTTAGTATGTGGTATCACCACAGCGAAAACTTTATGCTGGCCTTATCCCACGATGAGGTGGTGCACGGCAAGAGTAACATTATTGGCAAAATGCCGGGCGATCGCTGGCAGAAGTTTGCCAATTTCCGCTGTTTATTCACGTATATGTTTACGCATCCGGGCAAGAAAACCATGTTTATGGGGATGGAGTTTGCCCAGTGGAGTGAATGGAACGTCTGGAGTGATCTAGAGTGGCACCTGCTTCAGTATGAACCCCACCAGCAAATCAAACGCTTCTTTTGTGATTTGAATGCCCTCTACCGTTCTGAACCATCCCTCTATAGCCAAGATTTTAGCCAAGATGGGTTTGAGTGGATTGACTGTAGCGACAACCGCCACAGTGTGGTCTCCTTTATCCGTTGGGACAAAGACTATAAAGATTTTACAGTCGTTGTTTGTAACTTTACGCCCCAGCCCCATAGCCACTACCGCATTGGCGTGCCCGAACACGGGTTCTATACCGAACTGTTTAATAGTGATGCCCGCGAATACGGTGGCAGTAACATGGGTAACCTAGGGGGGAAATGGGCCGATGAATGGGCCTACCACCATCGCCGCTATTCCCTTGATCTGTGCTTACCTCCCCTTGGGGTGCTCATTCTGAAATTAGATCGGCAAAAAACCGCCGCCGAGCGCGCTCGTTATAGTGATACGGAGTAG
- a CDS encoding zinc ribbon domain-containing protein, whose protein sequence is MNHTISYRLIQQAKATNQAIAIEYLTGIRERTNELPRSKTERRCSNSWALYQLRQFLAYKGVRVGVAVKRVAPRYTSKTCHCCNVIGHRQGKRFACLNVSCG, encoded by the coding sequence GTGAATCATACCATCAGTTATCGACTCATCCAGCAGGCTAAGGCGACAAATCAGGCCATCGCGATTGAATATCTCACCGGCATCCGAGAACGCACCAACGAATTGCCCCGTTCCAAGACTGAACGGCGATGCAGTAATAGCTGGGCGCTCTATCAGCTTCGCCAATTCCTCGCCTACAAGGGCGTGAGGGTTGGCGTAGCCGTGAAGCGTGTAGCTCCTCGCTACACCTCGAAAACCTGTCATTGTTGCAACGTGATAGGTCATCGGCAGGGCAAAAGGTTTGCGTGCCTGAACGTGTCCTGCGGCTGA
- a CDS encoding DUF3887 domain-containing protein, translating to MGQSTHRLWLVRCLLTLLWSVPLPFLGAIAQTMPPATPQMSLGSLSTLQTAEQFIDALFGNDFQRAWIYLNPILQEEITPQGLQQRQQVFLKRVGAYQNRVDAELDGNIVSIKVAFSNITDTLILIFDENGKITGVDFPANPNSLSIQSPR from the coding sequence ATGGGTCAATCCACCCATCGGCTATGGTTAGTTCGTTGCTTGCTAACCCTTTTATGGAGCGTGCCATTGCCCTTCCTAGGGGCGATCGCCCAGACAATGCCCCCAGCCACACCCCAAATGAGCCTTGGCAGCCTCAGTACCCTCCAGACGGCAGAGCAGTTCATCGATGCGCTATTTGGTAATGACTTTCAGCGGGCGTGGATTTACCTAAACCCAATTCTGCAAGAGGAAATTACGCCACAGGGATTACAGCAGCGACAACAGGTATTTTTGAAACGGGTTGGTGCCTATCAAAATCGTGTCGATGCAGAACTTGACGGTAACATTGTCAGCATTAAGGTTGCGTTTTCTAACATTACTGATACATTAATTTTAATTTTTGACGAAAATGGTAAGATTACGGGAGTTGACTTTCCCGCCAATCCCAACAGTCTATCAATTCAATCTCCCCGTTAA
- a CDS encoding anthranilate synthase component I family protein: MYPDFKTFCDLATTGNFIPLYQEWVADMDTPVSAWYRVCRDRPYNFLLESVEGGETLARYSLLSCDPLWVLETRGNQTTQTHRDGGVTTFEGNPFEILAACLAPYQPVKLPQLPAGIGGLFGFWGYELIQWIEPRVPIHPPTADDLPDGVWMQVDQILIFDQVKRKIWAVVYADTRHTDLKTAYTHAGDRLERLLTQLQIGHPSNSTHLHWQPHQPSPIYTSNTTPEQFCANVERAKDYIRAGDIFQVVLSQRLSATYRGDPFSLYRSLRLINPSPYMAYFQFGNWQIIGSSPEVMVKAEHHPTQPDRLLATVRPIAGTRKRGRTYAEDQQLAAELLADDKEVAEHVMLVDLGRNDLGRVCRQGSVQVEEFMVIERYSHVMHIVSNVIGELLPEKNRMGFTASLLSGRNRQWCPQNSCDGDYPCP; encoded by the coding sequence ATGTATCCCGACTTCAAGACGTTTTGCGATCTTGCCACCACTGGTAACTTCATTCCCCTTTACCAAGAGTGGGTTGCCGATATGGATACCCCCGTCTCGGCGTGGTATCGGGTCTGTCGCGATCGCCCCTATAACTTTTTGCTGGAGTCCGTTGAGGGGGGTGAGACATTAGCTCGCTATAGCCTGCTGAGTTGCGATCCCCTGTGGGTTCTGGAAACCCGGGGGAACCAAACCACCCAAACCCACCGCGATGGCGGGGTAACCACCTTTGAAGGCAACCCCTTTGAGATTTTGGCGGCGTGCTTGGCACCCTACCAGCCAGTCAAACTCCCTCAACTTCCTGCTGGCATTGGTGGTCTGTTTGGCTTTTGGGGCTATGAACTTATTCAGTGGATTGAACCACGCGTACCCATTCATCCCCCCACCGCTGATGACCTGCCAGACGGGGTGTGGATGCAAGTGGATCAAATCCTTATCTTTGATCAGGTGAAGCGTAAAATTTGGGCCGTGGTCTATGCCGACACTCGCCACACTGACCTTAAAACCGCCTATACCCACGCGGGCGATCGCCTCGAGCGGCTCCTGACCCAACTCCAAATAGGACATCCCAGCAACAGTACTCATCTCCACTGGCAGCCTCACCAGCCCTCCCCCATCTACACCAGCAACACCACCCCTGAGCAGTTTTGTGCCAACGTTGAGCGTGCCAAAGATTACATTCGCGCCGGGGATATTTTTCAAGTGGTGCTCTCCCAACGCCTCAGTGCCACCTATCGTGGCGATCCCTTTTCTCTTTACCGCTCCCTGCGGCTGATCAACCCCTCCCCCTACATGGCCTACTTTCAATTTGGCAATTGGCAGATTATTGGCTCTAGCCCTGAGGTGATGGTCAAAGCAGAACACCACCCCACCCAGCCCGATCGCCTGCTGGCCACCGTTCGCCCCATTGCGGGAACGCGCAAACGGGGGCGCACCTACGCCGAAGATCAACAGTTAGCGGCAGAGCTCCTAGCCGACGATAAAGAAGTGGCAGAACACGTCATGCTCGTGGATCTAGGTCGCAACGATTTAGGGCGGGTCTGTCGCCAAGGCAGCGTCCAGGTGGAAGAGTTCATGGTAATTGAACGCTACTCCCACGTCATGCACATTGTCAGTAATGTCATTGGTGAACTGTTGCCAGAGAAAAACCGCATGGGATTTACTGCAAGCCTGCTTTCCGGCAGGAACCGTCAGTGGTGCCCCCAAAATTCGTGCGATGGAGATTATCCATGCCCTTGA
- a CDS encoding vitamin K epoxide reductase family protein has protein sequence MVRRRSTPWIHRWSRWFISGIALAGMAVTAYLTIAKLTNQDVTCPTNGCDIVLNSPWATVFGIPLSLLGFVAYTGMLSLALFPLLLHQPQQKELRKRAEGTTWMLLFIGATAMAAFSSYLMYILATAIQASCPYCIASALFSWAFLVLAVIGHDWGDRGQLFFTGFIVAVITLVGVFGVYNTTMVRDDSGPGIPIVNTSGPAEIALARHLTQSGAVMYGAYWCSHCHDQKELFGKEAVRELTYVECDPNGANPQVERCRAKGIQGYPTWEINDQLYSGTRSLTELGQLTQYRGSYAFKNQ, from the coding sequence ATGGTTCGACGTCGCTCAACTCCTTGGATTCATCGCTGGTCCCGCTGGTTTATTAGCGGTATTGCCCTTGCGGGGATGGCGGTTACCGCTTACTTGACGATCGCAAAGTTAACCAATCAGGATGTCACCTGTCCAACCAATGGTTGCGACATTGTACTCAATAGCCCGTGGGCAACTGTGTTTGGCATTCCCCTATCCCTATTGGGGTTTGTGGCCTACACAGGGATGCTGTCGCTGGCACTCTTCCCACTGCTGCTGCACCAGCCCCAACAAAAGGAGTTGCGCAAGCGCGCAGAGGGCACGACGTGGATGCTGCTATTTATAGGTGCCACCGCCATGGCGGCCTTTAGTAGCTATTTAATGTACATTTTGGCCACCGCCATTCAAGCGTCTTGCCCCTACTGTATTGCCTCCGCTCTCTTTAGCTGGGCCTTTTTAGTATTGGCAGTGATTGGTCATGACTGGGGCGATCGCGGCCAATTATTTTTTACAGGCTTTATTGTAGCAGTGATTACACTGGTGGGGGTATTTGGCGTTTACAACACAACGATGGTGCGGGATGACAGTGGCCCTGGGATACCCATCGTCAATACCTCTGGGCCTGCGGAAATTGCCTTGGCACGCCATCTAACCCAAAGCGGTGCCGTGATGTACGGTGCCTATTGGTGTAGCCACTGCCACGATCAAAAAGAACTATTTGGCAAAGAAGCCGTCCGTGAACTCACCTACGTTGAATGTGATCCCAATGGTGCCAACCCCCAAGTAGAGCGCTGCCGGGCAAAGGGGATTCAAGGCTATCCTACGTGGGAAATTAATGATCAACTCTACTCAGGAACGCGATCGCTAACCGAATTGGGGCAGCTCACCCAGTATCGTGGCTCCTATGCCTTTAAGAACCAGTGA
- a CDS encoding chorismate-binding protein — translation MEIIHALEGKRRGPYSGAYGYYDFEGQLNTAIAIRTMVVQPLKADQHLIHVQAGAGIVADSDPQREFEETLNKARGLLEAISALSAKP, via the coding sequence ATGGAGATTATCCATGCCCTTGAAGGCAAGCGACGAGGCCCCTATTCTGGTGCCTACGGTTACTACGACTTTGAAGGCCAACTCAACACGGCGATCGCCATCCGCACCATGGTGGTACAGCCTCTCAAGGCAGACCAACACCTGATCCACGTTCAAGCTGGCGCGGGGATTGTGGCGGACTCTGATCCACAGCGAGAATTTGAAGAAACCCTCAATAAAGCCCGGGGCTTACTGGAGGCCATTTCTGCCCTGAGTGCCAAACCTTAA
- a CDS encoding DUF4278 domain-containing protein: MKTTLTYRGIQYDYVPPAVRTEATDVVAKYRGWNYHCTRAVNPPAQPVNDLLYRGVAYRTGAQGVAPALSMVATDDAGQPAVTLTELSRALMTHHHQNIKNREQSLLTRMIAQMGLPAAAGHYWSQIQGKIKPGTWTSYDRSHATMS, translated from the coding sequence ATGAAAACCACGCTTACTTATCGCGGCATTCAGTACGATTACGTTCCTCCGGCAGTCCGCACCGAAGCTACCGATGTTGTTGCCAAGTACCGCGGTTGGAACTACCACTGCACCCGCGCAGTGAATCCTCCGGCTCAGCCAGTCAACGATTTACTCTATCGCGGTGTGGCTTATCGCACAGGTGCCCAAGGAGTTGCACCAGCGCTTAGCATGGTAGCTACCGACGATGCTGGCCAACCAGCCGTGACCCTCACAGAACTGTCGCGGGCACTGATGACTCACCATCATCAAAACATCAAAAATCGCGAGCAATCCCTCTTAACACGGATGATTGCCCAGATGGGCTTACCCGCCGCTGCTGGTCACTACTGGAGCCAGATTCAGGGCAAAATTAAGCCCGGCACGTGGACAAGTTACGATCGCAGCCACGCCACAATGAGCTAA
- a CDS encoding Crp/Fnr family transcriptional regulator: MQERRGSTTPDRSLYDTPFFRDLPQSTVETALAHVVTRQHPANRVILLENDWGSSVYFILNGWVKIRTYNIDGKEVTLNILGPGELFGEMAPLEEVPRSTDVITLTPTVVANMPATDFVNLVNTEPQAGIRLAKLMARRLRQLNRRLRLRESDSTSRVADILLFLADGQGRQSADGLEIPNLPHRELSSLSGMARETVTRVLGKLERKGIIRRSQDGLCITNLRALESLLL; encoded by the coding sequence ATGCAAGAACGGCGTGGCTCCACTACCCCTGATCGGTCTCTTTACGACACTCCCTTTTTCCGGGACTTGCCGCAGTCAACAGTCGAGACCGCGTTGGCACACGTGGTTACACGCCAGCATCCAGCGAATCGGGTCATTTTACTGGAGAACGATTGGGGCAGCTCCGTTTACTTTATCCTGAACGGCTGGGTCAAAATTCGCACCTACAATATCGACGGCAAAGAAGTGACCCTTAATATTTTAGGGCCAGGGGAACTGTTTGGGGAGATGGCTCCTCTTGAAGAAGTACCCCGCTCTACCGACGTGATTACGCTTACGCCAACGGTCGTTGCCAATATGCCAGCTACAGATTTTGTCAACCTAGTCAATACGGAGCCGCAGGCGGGTATTCGCTTAGCAAAGTTGATGGCACGACGGCTGCGGCAGTTAAACCGGCGACTACGGTTACGGGAATCGGATAGTACCTCGCGAGTAGCAGATATTCTCTTATTTCTGGCAGATGGTCAAGGGCGACAAAGTGCCGACGGCCTCGAAATTCCTAACTTGCCTCACCGGGAGTTGAGCAGCCTCAGTGGGATGGCTCGCGAAACGGTCACCCGTGTTCTCGGTAAACTAGAGCGCAAGGGCATTATTCGCCGTAGCCAAGACGGCCTTTGTATTACCAATCTGCGTGCTCTTGAGAGCTTACTGTTGTAG
- a CDS encoding DUF2997 domain-containing protein, whose product METLEFIIYPDGRVVETVTGISGASCAEVTAAIEDQLGCVVSQQPTSEYYATQKVEEGQFLLQSMPSQW is encoded by the coding sequence ATAGAGACCCTAGAGTTTATCATTTATCCCGATGGTCGTGTTGTCGAAACCGTCACGGGGATTTCCGGGGCATCCTGTGCCGAAGTTACTGCTGCCATTGAAGACCAACTTGGGTGTGTGGTTAGCCAGCAGCCCACATCCGAGTATTACGCTACCCAAAAGGTAGAAGAGGGTCAATTCCTCCTGCAGTCTATGCCGTCCCAGTGGTAA
- a CDS encoding Crp/Fnr family transcriptional regulator — protein sequence MANFLAAAPPRPEGLFRETATPSPSRLHSFGAGDVIWMEPERVWLVSKGVVLLNLLHPDGEEVVVGLATPSTAFGLPFSSLNAYHAKALSRVELMLFSLVEVESSPNLTQGLVRGLTRRLRQAEVLLAIASHRRIEERLRHLLLLLKAEIGQPHPLGSRYSVRLTHQQLATAIGTSRVTMTRLLGKLRAEHWLTYDRDRHIIITANSEPSPL from the coding sequence ATGGCCAACTTCCTTGCTGCTGCGCCGCCTCGCCCAGAGGGACTCTTTCGGGAAACAGCGACTCCCTCTCCCTCGCGACTCCACAGCTTCGGAGCAGGAGATGTCATCTGGATGGAACCAGAGCGCGTTTGGCTCGTGAGCAAGGGTGTTGTCCTCCTAAACTTGCTACACCCCGACGGTGAAGAAGTGGTGGTGGGTCTAGCGACCCCTAGCACGGCCTTTGGCCTCCCCTTCAGTAGCCTAAATGCCTACCACGCCAAAGCACTTTCAAGGGTTGAGTTAATGCTCTTCTCATTAGTGGAGGTGGAATCCTCGCCAAACCTAACCCAAGGCTTAGTGCGAGGCTTGACCCGGCGCTTGCGTCAAGCAGAAGTGCTACTGGCCATCGCCAGCCACCGCCGCATTGAAGAGCGCCTCCGTCATCTCCTCCTGCTCCTAAAAGCAGAAATTGGCCAGCCCCATCCCCTCGGTAGCCGCTACAGCGTTCGCTTAACGCACCAACAACTCGCCACCGCTATCGGTACCAGTCGCGTGACGATGACTCGTTTGCTCGGCAAACTCCGCGCTGAACACTGGCTCACCTACGATCGCGATCGCCACATTATCATTACCGCCAACAGCGAGCCCTCCCCCCTCTAG
- a CDS encoding aldose epimerase family protein, which yields MSKQPLTFAGTFDWGAAELDLACRPLQGQRTQVCDHQQQYCLTLRYDLAFTTLVFWTLQGKPYYCLEPWTAPRNALNTGVDLLQVPPQSHTTLGVEIAVAATNAPQ from the coding sequence GTGTCAAAGCAGCCCTTAACCTTTGCGGGTACCTTTGACTGGGGGGCTGCGGAACTGGATTTGGCGTGTCGTCCTCTGCAGGGTCAGCGGACACAGGTTTGTGATCATCAGCAGCAGTACTGCCTCACCCTGCGCTACGATCTCGCTTTTACGACGTTGGTATTTTGGACACTTCAGGGTAAACCCTACTATTGCCTAGAACCATGGACCGCCCCCCGCAATGCCTTGAATACAGGGGTGGATCTCCTCCAAGTGCCGCCCCAAAGTCATACAACCTTGGGGGTTGAGATTGCTGTTGCCGCTACGAATGCCCCCCAATAG